Proteins co-encoded in one Streptomyces sp. SLBN-31 genomic window:
- a CDS encoding APC family permease, with protein sequence MTTGSSSASRTTTDGISTYLGQERALRADRLGTGGLLLSVLAATAPLMVVAGVMPTTFAVMGIVGQPLLFVVLGVVLVLFGVGYAEMSRHVHNAGAFYAYISRGLGSTAGAGAALVALVAYNAMQVGIYGIFGFEVSGLFSTYAHVEVAWWTPALVALAVVGALGWLKVDINARVLGVLLVVEVILVVIFDVAAIGDPAREGLSLHAFNPDTLSGAGVGTALCFCIAAFVGFEQAPVYAEETSRPHVLVPRVMFLAVAGVAVFFAVSCWALTVAAGPTQVVGVARKESAGMLFSLTESRLGGAFTDVLHVLFVTGMFAAMLSFHNVVARYTFAMGREGLLPRAFGRTTGASGAPGTGSLLQTAVAAVIVTVFAIADDGPAGDPTEPVLHLFTWFGNIGALGVILLMAAASVSVIVFFARRGAARAQAWRLLTSALAAVALLVIAGYTVKDFDVLVGAGPDSALSWVLPGIIALALVAGLVQGLLLRSRSPEAHARIGLGNEAFRLEEAAQDAP encoded by the coding sequence ATGACCACGGGCAGTTCCAGCGCGAGCCGCACCACGACCGACGGCATCAGCACCTATCTGGGGCAGGAGCGTGCCCTGCGCGCCGACCGCCTCGGCACGGGGGGCCTGCTGCTCTCCGTGCTCGCCGCGACCGCACCCCTCATGGTGGTCGCCGGTGTCATGCCCACCACATTCGCGGTGATGGGCATCGTCGGCCAGCCCCTGCTGTTCGTCGTCCTCGGCGTGGTGCTGGTCCTCTTCGGCGTCGGCTACGCCGAGATGAGCCGGCACGTCCACAACGCGGGAGCCTTCTACGCGTACATCTCCCGCGGCCTCGGCAGCACCGCCGGCGCGGGCGCCGCCCTGGTGGCCCTGGTCGCCTACAACGCCATGCAGGTCGGCATCTACGGCATCTTCGGCTTCGAGGTCTCCGGGCTGTTCTCCACCTACGCCCATGTGGAGGTCGCCTGGTGGACACCCGCTCTGGTGGCCCTCGCGGTGGTCGGCGCGCTCGGCTGGCTGAAGGTCGACATCAACGCGCGCGTCCTGGGCGTCCTGCTGGTCGTCGAGGTGATCCTGGTGGTGATCTTCGACGTCGCCGCGATCGGCGACCCGGCCCGGGAGGGCCTGTCGCTGCACGCCTTCAACCCGGACACGCTCTCCGGCGCGGGCGTGGGCACCGCCCTGTGCTTCTGCATCGCGGCCTTCGTCGGCTTCGAGCAGGCGCCGGTGTACGCGGAGGAGACCAGCCGGCCGCACGTCCTGGTGCCGAGGGTGATGTTCCTGGCGGTGGCCGGCGTGGCCGTCTTCTTCGCGGTGAGCTGCTGGGCGCTCACCGTCGCCGCGGGCCCGACCCAGGTCGTCGGGGTGGCCCGGAAGGAGAGCGCCGGCATGCTCTTCTCGCTGACGGAGTCCCGGCTCGGCGGAGCCTTCACCGACGTCCTGCACGTGCTCTTCGTGACCGGCATGTTCGCCGCCATGCTCAGCTTCCACAACGTCGTCGCCCGCTACACCTTCGCCATGGGCCGCGAGGGACTGCTGCCGCGCGCCTTCGGCCGGACCACCGGCGCGAGCGGCGCCCCCGGCACCGGTTCCCTGCTGCAGACGGCGGTGGCCGCCGTGATCGTGACCGTCTTCGCGATCGCCGACGACGGTCCGGCCGGCGATCCCACCGAGCCCGTCCTGCACCTGTTCACCTGGTTCGGCAACATCGGCGCGCTCGGCGTGATCCTGCTGATGGCGGCCGCCTCCGTCTCCGTCATCGTGTTCTTCGCCCGGCGCGGCGCCGCCCGCGCCCAGGCCTGGCGGCTTCTCACCTCGGCACTGGCCGCCGTCGCCCTGCTGGTGATCGCCGGATACACGGTCAAGGACTTCGACGTCCTGGTCGGCGCCGGCCCCGACTCGGCCCTGAGCTGGGTGCTGCCCGGCATCATCGCCCTCGCCCTGGTCGCCGGCCTGGTCCAGGGACTCCTCCTGCGCTCCCGCTCGCCCGAGGCACACGCCCGCATCGGGCTCGGCAACGAGGCCTTCCGGCTGGAGGAGGCGGCACAGGACGCGCCGTAG
- a CDS encoding molybdopterin-dependent oxidoreductase — protein MNSEPPEEPGEPRPPAQHGTPIGRRVLLGTIGLGALGVVAAPVLQRGLEGFLGAAADKDPTGLTGLLPNGGGFRYYSVTSSVPHKDATDYRLTVDGLVDRPTTYTLGELRALPQTRLVKDVQCVTGWRVPDTPFEGVRLSRLLDAAGVRAKAGAVRFTCFDGAYSESLTLEQARRSDVLVALRMQDKDIGHAHGGPVRLYVAPMYFYKSAKWLSGITVTEDVKPGYWERLGYDVDAWVGKSNGRDDDPTS, from the coding sequence GTGAACTCCGAACCACCCGAGGAACCGGGCGAGCCGCGGCCGCCCGCGCAGCACGGCACTCCGATCGGCCGCCGCGTCCTGCTGGGCACCATCGGCCTGGGCGCGCTCGGCGTGGTCGCCGCTCCCGTACTGCAGCGCGGTCTGGAGGGCTTCCTCGGCGCGGCGGCCGACAAGGACCCCACCGGCCTGACCGGCCTGCTGCCCAATGGCGGCGGCTTCCGCTACTACTCGGTCACCTCCTCCGTCCCGCACAAGGACGCCACCGACTACCGCCTCACCGTCGACGGCCTCGTCGACCGCCCCACGACCTACACGCTCGGCGAGCTGCGTGCGCTGCCGCAGACCCGGCTGGTCAAGGACGTCCAGTGCGTCACCGGCTGGCGGGTCCCCGACACCCCGTTCGAAGGGGTGCGCCTGTCCCGGCTGCTGGACGCCGCCGGAGTGCGGGCCAAGGCCGGGGCGGTGCGCTTCACCTGCTTCGACGGCGCCTACTCCGAGAGCCTCACCCTGGAACAGGCCCGCCGTTCCGACGTCCTGGTCGCCCTGCGCATGCAGGACAAGGACATCGGCCACGCCCACGGCGGCCCGGTCCGCCTGTACGTGGCGCCGATGTACTTCTACAAGTCCGCGAAGTGGCTCTCCGGCATCACCGTCACCGAGGACGTCAAGCCCGGCTACTGGGAGAGGCTCGGCTACGACGTCGACGCCTGGGTCGGGAAGTCGAACGGGCGGGACGATGACCCTACGAGCTGA